The genomic interval ATGATGCCCGCCCAGCCCATGCCGGCCATCGCCTGCCACGCATCAGGGTCAAAGCCCGCTCCGCTTTCGCAATCCCGCAGCGCGCGCCACGCCGTGAACGGGCTTTCGTTCGCCGCCCATTCGCGCGCCATGTCGCGCAGCATCGCCTGTTCGTCGTTCAGAACCGCCATCGTCCCAACTCCCTTACTGATGGTCCAGCATGCCCAGCACGCGCTTGGCGATGATATTGTTCTGGATCTCGGTCGACCCGCCATAGATCGTGGTCGCCTTGCCGAAGAGCCATGTGCGAACCCCCGCAAGCTCGGCTGCGGTAAAGCCCTCGCCTTCCCAGCCCAGACCCTGCAGGCCCATGATCTCGATGGCGAGCTCGGCACGTTCCTGCCCCAGTCTCGTGCCCGCCTTCTTCAGCACCGAACTGATTTCGCTGACCCCGCCCTGCGCCTTCGATTCCTCCGCCGCCTTGCGCGCGGTGAGCAGGAAGGCGGCCCAGCGGATCTCGAAATCGGCGATGCGGTCGCGCAGCACCCTGTCGGCCAGCTGCCCGTCCTCGCCCGTCTCGCGGTACATCTTCGCCAGTTCGCCCAACGTCGGCCCGCCCAGCCTGCCCATCGCATTACCGCCCGACAGATTGGTGCGCTCATGCTGCAACAGGCGCTTGCCGATGGTCCAGCCCTGCCCTTCCTCGCCGACCAGGTTCTCCTTGGGCACCTTCACATCGGTGAAGAAGGTCTCGCAGAACGGGCTCATCCCGCTGATCATGCGGATCGGGCGCACTTCCACGCCGGGGGCGTCCATGTCGATCAGCAGGAAAGAGATGCCCTTGTGCTTGTCCGACCGGTCGGTGCGGACCAGGCAAAAGCACTTGTCCGCCCATTGCCCGCCGCTGGTCCATGTCTTCTGCCCGTTGACGAGGTAATGGTCGCCCTGGTCCACCGCGCTGGTCTGCAGATTGGCAAGGTCCGACCCGGCATTGGGTTCGGAATAGCCCTGACACCAGCGGATCTCTCCCCGGCAGATCGGGGGGATGTGTTCCTTCTTCTGCGCCTCGCTGCCGAATTCCAGCAGGGTGGGGCCGAACATCATCACGCCCATGCCCTGAATCGGGTTATAGGCACCCGCCTTGGCAAGTTCCTCCTGCAGGATCGCCGCCTCGCGCCGCGACAACCCGCCGCCGCCATATTCGGCGGGCCATGTCGGAGTGCCCCATCCTCGCGATCCCATCGCCTCGCGCCATTGGCGCTGCGACTCGCTTTCGCCCGCGCCGCTTTCGACGCTGGCGAGCGCGTTGGATGCGCCCTTCAATTCGGGCGGGAAATTGGTCTGGATAAAGGCGCGCACATCCTCGCGAAAGGCGCTCTCGCTGACCTGCGCGGCGGGTTCGGCAGTGGTGGCCATGGGTATGCTCCTCGGGTCCTTACGTGGTGCCGGCATCGCGCACGACGCGCGCCTTCTCGGCGGCTTCGACCGCCTTGATCCGCGCGACATTCTCGCGGTGCCGCGCCTCGGTGATGGGGTAGAACAGCAGGAACAGCGTGCCGATCGTCCATAATCCCAGCGATGCGGGGATGTAATGCGCCAGCAGGCTCTGCTCCATCGCATAGGTGACAGCAGCAGGGTCGGCCTTTTCCGGGATGCCCGCCGAAGACACCACCAGCCCGGCGGCGAAAATGCCAAGGCCGGTCGAACATTGCTGCATGAAGCTGGCCGCGGCAAAGAACACGCCCGCCGCATGCTTGCCGCTGCGCGCGGCGTGATCCTCGACCACGTCAGCCAGCATGGAACTGGTGTTGATCAGCGACACCGCGATCATCGCGCCGTAACACGCACCGATGGCGAACAGCACCGGTACCAGCAGCGGATGGCCCACCGGCAGGAACAGCCCCAGATACGTTAGCGCCAGCGGCGAAATGCCCAGCGTGATGCCGGCGACGGCCATCACCATCGAAGTGGTGCGCTTGCCCCACCACTTGCTGAACTTGGGCGCCAGCGGCGCGGCAATGGTCGCCGCGACCAGCGAATCAAAGGTCAGCAGCGCGATCTGCCCCGCCCCCAGATCGAAGACATAGGTATAGAAATACAGCGTCGACGCGCTGTAGAGCCCGATCGCGGTGAACTTGAACACACCAAAGCCGAAGATCGCCAGAAAGCCGCGATTGCCGAAGGCGGACCCCATCTCGCGCAAATGACCCAGCGCGCTGGACTTCGGCTGGCCCACCGGGGCCTGCCGCATGTGGGCGATCTGGCTTTTCGTGCCGAAGCCGCAGACCAGTATCGCGACGAAGATCAGCGCGCCGCCCGCGATAGCAAAGCGTTCATAGCCCGCTGGGTTGAGCTGCCCGCGCGGAAACTCCAGCGTGGCGACGAAGAACACCGCCAGGCTAAAGGCAAGAAAACCGTACGACCCGACATAGCCGAACCAGTACCGCAGCGAGAACAGCCGCGTGCGCTGCGCGTAATCCGACGTCATCTCGGGGTTCATCGCGCTCGACGGGATTTCGAACATCGAGATCGAGATGCGCGTCAGCGAGGCCAGCGCGAAGATCCAGATGCCGGTCTGCACATCGGTCAATCCAGCGGGCGGAAACCATGTCAGCATGAAGAAGAAGGCGGTCGGGATCGCCGATCCGATGATGAACGGATGCCGCCGCCCCCAGCGCGAGCGGGTCGAATCGGACCAGCGCCCGATGACCGGATCGGCCACCGCATCGACCAGCAGCGTCAGCGCGATGGCGACCGACACGATGGCGGCGGGAATGCCGATGACCTGGTTGTAGAACAGCAGCAGATAGGCCGAAAACGCGGCATTCTTGACGCCGGTGGCGACCGCACCGAAGCCATAGCTGGCCTGCGCGGCGGCCGGGATGCGGCGCAGCACCTCATCCTCGGGCGCGTCGGCATCGACGGATGCGGGGATTGAGGCGGCGACGGCCGTGTTCATGCGCTATCCCCGCCGCCGGAAAAAGGGGCGGGATCGCGATACCGCATATTCTGAACGGCGACAGTCTCGCCCGGGCAACGGCCTATCGCGACGGGCGCATAGGACGCGCTGCGGATCACCCGCTCTCGCGCAACCGGCCCGCGCCGCCTTGCGGACGCATGGATTGCGGGTGTGTCGTCGAAATGCCAAGCCATCGGCCTCTCCGCCATTGCGCGCGCCCTTTCCGGAGCGTCGCCATCACCATACCCTGTTTTTGAATAGAGGCAACCGGCTTTATCGCCTGGGGCCTCACGCCTCCTCCACCCAGTCCTGCCGCAGCCTGCGCGATGCCAGCAGCATCAGCACCGCGGCGACCAGATAAAGCAGCTGCCCGAAGATCATCGACCAGCGCAGCGATTCCGTACCGAATTGCGGAGCGAGCAGGTCGGACATCTGACCCAGCACATAGATGCCCCCGCCCAGCCCCAGCAGATTGTTGATAAGCAGGAACAATGCCGACGCGGTCGACCGCTGCGCCGGCGCGACAAGGTGCTGCACTGCGGTCAACACCGGCCCAAGCCAGACATAGGCCATCGCCTGCGGGATCAGGAACAGCGCAAAGGCCAGCCCCAGATTGTCGGTCATGAAAATCGCCGCGACGAAGAACGGCGTCGCAATCGCATAGGCCATCGCGGGCAGCCGCGCATACCATGCCTTGTCGCGCGCGCCCATGCGGTCGCCCAGCAGGCCGCCCGTCAGCGTGCCGATCACTCCGCCCACCAGCATCAGTGCGCCCAAAAACCACGACGTCTGCAACAGGTCCAGGCCAAAGCTGCGGATCATCAGGCTGGGTTTCCAGAACAATATGCCATACCCCAGCATCGATCCCGAAGCCGCCCCGAACGACAGCAGCCAGAACGACGGCTTGCGCGCAAGGATGCGCGCGACCGTGGCGATCCTGGCGGCATCCGGCACATCCGTCGCCGCGGCGACCGGACGCGGCAGGTCGCGCACCACCAGCTTGAACAGCGGCGCGATGATCACGCCCGCGCATCCGACGACGACAAAGGCCAGCCGCCAGTCGATCGTCGCCGCGATCCAGCCGCCCGCCAATATGCCGCCCGCCGATCCCAGCGGAATTCCCATCGAATAGATCGCCAGCGCCAGCGAACGCTTCTTCGGCGGGAAATAATCACCGATCAGCGCATAGGAGGGCGCGACGCCGCCCGCCTCCCCCACGCCGACGCCAAGCCGGGCGAAAAAGATGTGCCAGAACCCCTGCGCCAGCGCGCAGGCGGCGGTAAAGCCGCTCCACACGACAAGGCTGATGGTGATGACCCAGCTCCTGCTGGTCCGGTCGGCCAGCGAAGCCAGCGGCACCGCCAGCGTGGAATAAAGCAACGCGAAAGCCAGTCCGCCCAGCAGCCCCATCTGCGCATCCGACAGGCCAAGATCGGCCTGGATCGGCGCGGCCAGGATCGCCAGGATCTGCCGGTCGAGGAAGTTGAAGATATAGACCAGAAGCAACATCGCCAGCACCGCGCCCGGCGATCGCGGCAGGTCCCGCCGTTCGATCATCACCCTCTCCCAGATAAGATGTCGGCGGCGTGTTTTGTCATACCGCGCTTTGGAAGAGGATAGGTTCTCCTGTTACTTTGTCCATACCCATTCTGGTAATCGGTCGCGCCCGTCCCTGTCATTCGATCCGCGAAAGCGGGCCGGGGCGCGGCAGTGTGATGGCCACGCTGGTCCAGTCGCCGCTGCTGACGATGTCGAGCTCGCCCTCGTGACGGCCGACGATGGCGGCGACCAAAGTCAGCCCCAGCCCGTGCCCCGGCAACCCGATCGCGCCCGATCCGCGGAAGAAGCGCTCGCTCAGCCGCTCGGCCTCGCCCTGGCGCAGCGGCGGGCCGTCATTGCCGACGGCGATCCGCACGCGGTCGCCCAGATCGGTCAGCGACACGCGGATCGCGCCGTCCGCCCGCCCATATTTGACGGCATTGTCCAGCAGATTGCCGATCGCCTGGAACAGCAGGTCGCGGTCGCCTTCCAGAACCGCCCGGCTCGGCCCCTCGGCCGACAGGGCGATCCCGCGCTGCGCGGCGGCGGGTTCGTAAAGCTCGACCGCGTCGCGCATGATCGCGGCCAGGTCGATCCCGGCGAAACCGATGTCGTGGCGATGCTCCTCGATCCGGCCGATCCGCAGCAGCGCGTCGAAGATCGCCTGCAGCCGCGCCATTTCGCGCAAGGCGGCGTCCAGCACCTGCATCCGGGTCCGCTCTCCCGCGTGGACCTGCACCGCTTGCTCAAGCTGCGCCTGCACGCGCGACAAGGGCGTGCGCAGCTCGTGCGCCAGATTGTCCGACACGCGCCTGACCGACTGGAACAGCGCTTCGTTGCGCTCCAGCATCAGGTTCAGCGTCTCGCTCAGCCGGTCGAAGTCGTCGCCGCTGCCGTGCACCGGCACGCGTTCGCCCAGCCGCCCGGTCATCACCTTGCGCGCGGTGACGGAAATCGCCTCGATCCGCAGGCCGATGGCGCGGCTCATCAGATAGCCCCCCGCCACCGCCAGCAGCAGGACCAGCACGATCAGCACGGGAAACGCCGCCCGCGCCGCCTGCTCGCGCTCCTCGAAACGCTCGGCATTGCGGCCCACGATCAGCCTTGTGCCATCGGCAAAGATGCGTTCGCGCGACAGCGCGCTGAAATCGATCTCGCCCCCTTCCAGGCTGACATCGGCCTCGATCGCGTAAAAGCCGTCGCGCGAGGTGCTGGGCCAGCTTGTCAGATTGCTGGTGACGACCCGGCCGTCCGGCGCGATCAGCGCATGGAACGCGCGCTCCGCCGTGCGCGAGCGGCGCGCCCGCTGCTCCAGCCTTTGCGCCAGCGCGTCGCGGCCTCCGGCTTCGTGAACCTGCGCCAGCGCGGCAAGCTCGCCGTCTACCTGCGTGCGGATCGCAGCCAGCGGGCGCGCGACCGCCAGCCAGTAATAGGCCGCGAACAGCAGCACCAGCGACGCGCAGAACAGCCCCGCATAGGTCAGCGCCAGCCGGAAGGAGAGCGACTTGACGATCCGTTCCATCAGACCGCTTTCCTCACGACCCGATCATATAGCCCGCGCCGCGCACCGTGCGGATCAGCGGGGCGTGCCCGCCCTCGTCCAGCTTCTGGCGCAGATTGCTGATATGCTGGTCGATGATGTTGGTCTGCGGGTCGAAATTATAGTCCCACACCCGCTCAAGCAGCATCGACCGGGTGACCACGCGGCCCGCATTGCGCACCAGCTCGATCAATATGCCGAATTCGCGGGTGGTCAGATCGATGCGTTTTCCGGCGCGGCGCACGGTGCGGGCCAGCGGATCTATCTCGAGATCCGCGAACAGGATCGGGCCGGACGGTTCGGGCTGGGGCGACTTGCGGCGGGCAAGCACTTCCACCCGCGCCAGCAGTTCGGACAGGGCGAAGGGCTTGGGCAAATAATCGTCGGCGCCTGCGCGCAGCCCCTTCACCCGCTCGTCCACGTCGCCCAGCGCGCTGACGATCAGCACCGGCGTCTCGTCATCGGTGGCGCGCAGCGCGGCCAGGATCTTCATCCCGTCGACATTGGGCAGCATGCGGTCGAGGATGATGACGTCATAGCTCTCGCAGCTGGCCTGCAGCAGGCCCTGCCGTCCGTCGGCGTGGCAGGTCACCACATGGCCCGCCTGGCGAAGCCCGGACGCGACATGCGCCGACAGCGCCTCGTCATCCTCTATCAGCAAGATCTGCATGCGCTTTTCGGTATCCAGCCGGGGCAGGGGCCGCGACGTTACCGGCTGATCCCCCTGCGGTCGAGTTCGGGAATGGTTCGACGCGGGAATCGGGCACCCGGCAGCGAACATGGGCAAAATCACATCTTGCTTCCATGCGCCGCCCACGGCTGCGCGCAACATCCATTGGCGTGAGCACATCCCCGACGCCCCCTGCACCCGCGCCCCCTTCACCCGCGACCCGCGCCCCGAAGCCATGACTCCGATCCTGCATGTCCCGGCAATCGGCGGCCAGCACCAGTTCGCGCATTTCCTGCCCGTCGCCTTCGAACTGGCGGCGAGCGGTACCTGCGATGTGCGGATCTTCGTACCCTCCCCCGCCGACGCGCACGCGGTAAGGGCGCTGGCGGCCCGGCTGGGCATGGCGGCGCCCGACATCACGGTGATGGACATGCCGCGCGCCGCCCGCGCGTCGCTGCCTTTCGCGCTGCGCAAGATCGCGCAGCTGCTGGCATGGGCGCCCCGCATCCGCCAGGCCGATGCGATCCTGTGCGCCGAACGGACCAGCACGATCCTGAAGCGCCTGCCGGGCCGCTGCCCGCCGCTGATCCACATCCCCCATGGCGCGGGCGACCGCGCAGTGGGGTTCGAGGATCGCTTCCGCTTCTTCGACCGGGTGATCGTGTCGGGCGCGAAGGACCGCGACCGGCTGATCCGCGAAGGCTGTGTCGCGGCGGATCGCTGCAGCGTCGGCGGCCCGGTCAAGCTGGCGGCCCTGCTGCGGCCAGGGGCCGAAAGGCCGCGCCCGCTGTCGGGCGTGCGGCCGGTGATCCTTTATAATCCGCATTTCCATCGCCGGATGGGCACTGGCCCGTTGATCGCGCGGCAGCTGGCGGAAACGATCCGCGCCGGCGACCGGTACGATTTGATCATCGCACCCCATGTCCGGTTGGCGCAGGGGCTGGGCCGCGCCGCGCGCGCCGAATGGGAAGCGCTGGCGGTGCCGGGCCGCGTGATGGTCGACCTCGGTTCCGAACGGTCGAGCGACATGAGCTATACGCTGGCCGCCGACCTCTATGTCGGCGACGTCAGCAGCCAGGTCTATGAATATCTGGTCCGCCCCCGTCCCTGCCTGTTCGTGAACGGGCACGGCGCGCAGTGGCGCGGCAATCCCGACTACGCGATGTGGCGCTTCGGCCCGGTGATAGAGCCGGGCGCGGATCTTGCCGCCGCCATCGACCATGCCTTCGCCAGCTGGACCGATTTCCGCGAGGCGCAGATGGCGCAGACGCAGGCCGCCTTCGACGGGATCGGCTGGGACGCGGCGGGCCATGCGCGCTTCCACGGCGCCGACCCGGTGCAGCGCGCCGCCGCCATCGTCACGCGCGAACTGGCGCAGGGCAGCGTGCCAGCCTGGGTGCCCGCGGGCGGGGAAACGCTGGCACCGGTGAGCGGCTGAGCCG from Croceicoccus marinus carries:
- a CDS encoding acyl-CoA dehydrogenase family protein; translation: MATTAEPAAQVSESAFREDVRAFIQTNFPPELKGASNALASVESGAGESESQRQWREAMGSRGWGTPTWPAEYGGGGLSRREAAILQEELAKAGAYNPIQGMGVMMFGPTLLEFGSEAQKKEHIPPICRGEIRWCQGYSEPNAGSDLANLQTSAVDQGDHYLVNGQKTWTSGGQWADKCFCLVRTDRSDKHKGISFLLIDMDAPGVEVRPIRMISGMSPFCETFFTDVKVPKENLVGEEGQGWTIGKRLLQHERTNLSGGNAMGRLGGPTLGELAKMYRETGEDGQLADRVLRDRIADFEIRWAAFLLTARKAAEESKAQGGVSEISSVLKKAGTRLGQERAELAIEIMGLQGLGWEGEGFTAAELAGVRTWLFGKATTIYGGSTEIQNNIIAKRVLGMLDHQ
- a CDS encoding MFS transporter translates to MNTAVAASIPASVDADAPEDEVLRRIPAAAQASYGFGAVATGVKNAAFSAYLLLFYNQVIGIPAAIVSVAIALTLLVDAVADPVIGRWSDSTRSRWGRRHPFIIGSAIPTAFFFMLTWFPPAGLTDVQTGIWIFALASLTRISISMFEIPSSAMNPEMTSDYAQRTRLFSLRYWFGYVGSYGFLAFSLAVFFVATLEFPRGQLNPAGYERFAIAGGALIFVAILVCGFGTKSQIAHMRQAPVGQPKSSALGHLREMGSAFGNRGFLAIFGFGVFKFTAIGLYSASTLYFYTYVFDLGAGQIALLTFDSLVAATIAAPLAPKFSKWWGKRTTSMVMAVAGITLGISPLALTYLGLFLPVGHPLLVPVLFAIGACYGAMIAVSLINTSSMLADVVEDHAARSGKHAAGVFFAAASFMQQCSTGLGIFAAGLVVSSAGIPEKADPAAVTYAMEQSLLAHYIPASLGLWTIGTLFLLFYPITEARHRENVARIKAVEAAEKARVVRDAGTT
- a CDS encoding response regulator transcription factor, which codes for MQILLIEDDEALSAHVASGLRQAGHVVTCHADGRQGLLQASCESYDVIILDRMLPNVDGMKILAALRATDDETPVLIVSALGDVDERVKGLRAGADDYLPKPFALSELLARVEVLARRKSPQPEPSGPILFADLEIDPLARTVRRAGKRIDLTTREFGILIELVRNAGRVVTRSMLLERVWDYNFDPQTNIIDQHISNLRQKLDEGGHAPLIRTVRGAGYMIGS
- a CDS encoding spinster family MFS transporter; the encoded protein is MIERRDLPRSPGAVLAMLLLVYIFNFLDRQILAILAAPIQADLGLSDAQMGLLGGLAFALLYSTLAVPLASLADRTSRSWVITISLVVWSGFTAACALAQGFWHIFFARLGVGVGEAGGVAPSYALIGDYFPPKKRSLALAIYSMGIPLGSAGGILAGGWIAATIDWRLAFVVVGCAGVIIAPLFKLVVRDLPRPVAAATDVPDAARIATVARILARKPSFWLLSFGAASGSMLGYGILFWKPSLMIRSFGLDLLQTSWFLGALMLVGGVIGTLTGGLLGDRMGARDKAWYARLPAMAYAIATPFFVAAIFMTDNLGLAFALFLIPQAMAYVWLGPVLTAVQHLVAPAQRSTASALFLLINNLLGLGGGIYVLGQMSDLLAPQFGTESLRWSMIFGQLLYLVAAVLMLLASRRLRQDWVEEA
- a CDS encoding sensor histidine kinase, which translates into the protein MERIVKSLSFRLALTYAGLFCASLVLLFAAYYWLAVARPLAAIRTQVDGELAALAQVHEAGGRDALAQRLEQRARRSRTAERAFHALIAPDGRVVTSNLTSWPSTSRDGFYAIEADVSLEGGEIDFSALSRERIFADGTRLIVGRNAERFEEREQAARAAFPVLIVLVLLLAVAGGYLMSRAIGLRIEAISVTARKVMTGRLGERVPVHGSGDDFDRLSETLNLMLERNEALFQSVRRVSDNLAHELRTPLSRVQAQLEQAVQVHAGERTRMQVLDAALREMARLQAIFDALLRIGRIEEHRHDIGFAGIDLAAIMRDAVELYEPAAAQRGIALSAEGPSRAVLEGDRDLLFQAIGNLLDNAVKYGRADGAIRVSLTDLGDRVRIAVGNDGPPLRQGEAERLSERFFRGSGAIGLPGHGLGLTLVAAIVGRHEGELDIVSSGDWTSVAITLPRPGPLSRIE